In a single window of the Nicotiana tomentosiformis chromosome 8, ASM39032v3, whole genome shotgun sequence genome:
- the LOC104087994 gene encoding protein phosphatase 2C 50-like, which produces MKEMCLAVAPLPFRLGNNLIFHNPPSIGSSSHMDVTRLNSMGDTTTSSYAESAEKDLSDTVSSSRSEGVPLLHMISENESNNWIAGDAVVRESEDDEILSLDGDQMSCSLSVVSDSSSLCGDDFIGFEVASDIYGQNFVDAEKSICSVELIAKPGDLVESGVEDDNASKPFAVKLEEEQITDGSSSKSSQVVVQLPLSKGLSAAVSRSVFEVDYIPLWGFTSVCGRRPEMEDALATVPRFLRIPLQMLVGDRVPDGMSRCLSHLTAHFFGVYDGHGGSQVANYCRDRVHAVLAEELETFMANLNDESIRQNCQDQWKKAFTNCFLKVDDEVGGTGNHEAVAAETVGSTAVVAIVCSSHIIVANCGDSRAVLCRGKEPMALSVDHKPNREDEYSRIEAAGGKVIQWNGHRVFGVLAMSRSIGDRYLKPWIIPDPEVMFIPRTKDDECLILASDGLWDVMSNEEACDLARKRILLWHKKNGITLTLERGQGIDPAAQAAAECLSNRAIQKGSKDNITVIVVDLKAQRKFKSKT; this is translated from the exons ATGAAGGAGATGTGTTTGGCGGTTGCTCCTCTGCCATTTAGATTAGGTAATAATTTGATCTTTCACAACCCCCCAAGTATAGGAAGTAGTAGTCATATGGATGTCACTAGGCTAAATTCAATGGGTGACACTACTACAAGTTCGTATGCAGAATCTGCAGAGAAAGACCTTAGTGATACTGTATCATCAAGCAGGAGCGAGGGTGTTCCGTTGCTCCATATGATATCTGAAAATGAAAGCAACAACTGGATTGCTGGTGATGCTGTTGTTAGGGAAAGCGAGGATGATGAGATCTTATCGTTGGACGGTGATCAAATGTCTTGTTCCCTGTCTGTGGTGAGTGATTCCAGTAGTTTATGTGGTGATGATTTTATAGGTTTTGAGGTAGCTTCTGACATATATGGTCAGAATTTTGTGGATGCTGAGAAAAGCATTTGTAGTGTTGAACTTATAGCTAAGCCCGGAGATCTGGTAGAGTCAGGTGTTGAGGATGATAATGCGAGTAAGCCCTTTGCCGTCAAACTTGAGGAGGAGCAGATTACGGATGGCTCCAGCTCAAAATCATCTCAAGTTGTTGTTCAGCTACCCTTAAGTAAAGGGTTAAGTGCAGCAGTTAGTCGCAGTGTTTTTGAAGTGGACTATATACCCTTATGGGGATTTACATCTGTGTGTGGAAGGAGACCAGAAATGGAAGATGCACTTGCAACTGTTCCTAGGTTCTTGAGAATTCCTCTACAGATGCTAGTTGGCGATCGTGTCCCTGATGGAATGAGTAGATGCTTAAGTCATTTGACGGCTCATTTCTTTGGAGTTTATGATGGTCATGGTGGCTCTCag GTGGCGAATTACTGCCGAGATAGAGTTCATGCTGTATTGGCTGAGGAGTTGGAAACCTTTATGGCGAATCTCAATGATGAGAGTATTAGGCAAAATTGCCAGGACCAGTGGAAAAAGGCATTTACCAACTGTTTTCTCAAGGTTGATGATGAGGTTGGAGGGACGGGAAATCATGAGGCTGTTGCCGCAGAAACTGTAGGCTCCACGGCTGTTGTTGCCATTGTTTGTTCGTCGCACATAATAGTAGCAAACTGTGGTGATTCAAGGGCTGTTCTGTGCCGTGGGAAGGAACCCATGGCATTGTCGGTTGATCACAAA CCGAACCGAGAAGATGAATATTCAAGGATTGAAGCAGCTGGAGGGAAGGTTATACAGTGGAATGGGCATCGTGTTTTTGGCGTTCTTGCAATGTCTAGGTCTATTG GAGATAGGTACTTGAAGCCCTGGATAATTCCTGATCCAGAAGTAATGTTCATACCTCGAACCAAGGACGACGAATGCCTTATTCTTGCAAGTGATGGTTTATGGGATGTTATGTCAAATGAAGAGGCATGTGATTTGGCTCGTAAGCGCATACTCCTGTGGCATAAAAAGAATGGTATAACACTTACCTTGGAAAGGGGCCAAGGAATTGATCCAGCAGCACAGGCAGCAGCGGAATGCTTGTCAAATCGAGCTATTCAAAAGGGCAGCAAAGACAACATAACGGTGATTGTTGTGGACTTGAAAGCCCAAAGAAAGTTTAAGAGCAAAACCTAA
- the LOC104087993 gene encoding aminopeptidase M1 — protein sequence MAEHKYNQFKGQPRLPKFVVPKRYDLRLKPDLVACKFTGTVDISVDVVSATKFIVLNAAELSVDPKSVLFKSSTKVFEALEVGLIEEDEIVVVEFGESLPLGVGVLSLAFEGMLNDRMKGFYRSTYEHNGEKKNMAVTQFEPADARRCFPCWDEPACKATFKITLDVPSELVALSNMPAEEEKVMGNLKTVQYQESPIMSTYLVAFVVGLFDYVEDYTSDGIPVRVYCQVGKANQGNFALHVAVKTLPLFKEYFGAPYSLPKLDMIAIPDFAAGAMENYGLVTYRETALLYDDKHSAAANKQRVTTVVTHELAHQWFGNLVTMEWWTHLWLNEGFATWVSYLATDSLFPEWKIWTQFLEEATEGLRLDGLAESHPIEVDINHTREIDEIFDAISYRKGASVIRMLQSYLGPECFQRALASYIKRYACSNAKTEDLWSVLQEESGEPVNKLMNSWTKQQGYPVVSVKIKDQKLECDQTQFFLSGSHGDGQWIVPLTLCCGSYEARKSFLMQEKSEALDVKDLLGSSSSKGNPWIKVNVDQTGFFRVKYDDELSARLRYAIESKCLSTNDKYGILDDSYALSMACHQSLSSLLALMASFREELDYTVLSNLISISYKVSRIAADAVPDLKDHITLFFINLFQFSAERLGWDPKQGESHLDAMLRGELLNALAAFGHDETINEAIRRFHIFLDDRNTAVLPPDLRRAVYVAVMQRVNKSDRSGFEALLRVYRETDLSQEKTRVLSSLASCRDPEIILEILNFLLCSEVRSQDCVHGLAVSLEGRETAWKWLQDKWDHIHKTYGSGFLLTRFISATVSPFSSYEKAKEVEEFFASRTKPYIARTLKQSIERVHINANWVQSIQKEKNLSEAVMELAYRKY from the exons ATGGCGGAGCACAAGTACAATCAATTCAAAGGACAACCTCGTCTTCCCAAGTTTGTTGTCCCTAAGAGGTACGATTTAAGGTTGAAACCAGACCTTGTCGCCTGTAAATTCACCGGCACCGTTGACATATCCGTTGATGTTGTCTCTGCCACCAAATTCATTGTCCTCAATGCTGCTGAACTTTCTGTTGACCCCAAGTCTGTTCTCTTCAAATCCTCAACCAAG GTATTCGAGGCATTGGAGGTGGGGTTGATTGAAGAGGATGAGATAGTGGTTGTAGAGTTTGGAGAAAGTTTGCCACTTGGTGTTGGAGTTCTGAGTTTGGCGTTTGAAGGAATGCTGAATGATAGGATGAAAGGGTTTTACAGAAG TACGTACGAGCATAATGGGGAGAAAAAGAATATGGCTGTTACCCAGTTTGAACCAGCTGATGCCAGGCGTTGCTTTCCATGCTGGGATGAACCTGCTTGTAAG GCCACCTTTAAAATTACACTAGACGTACCATCGGAACTGGTAGCTCTTTCTAACATGCCAGCTGAAGAAGAAAAAGTGATGGGGAATCTTAAAACAGTTCAATATCAAGAGTCTCCAATCATGTCTACATACTTGGTGGCATTTGTGGTTGGCTTGTTCGACTATGTTGAGGATTATACATCTGATG GAATTCCTGTTCGAGTATACTGTCAGGTAGGCAAGGCAAATCAAGGGAACTTCGCATTACATGTTGCTGTCAAAACGCTGCCCCTCTTCAAAGA GTACTTTGGTGCACCATATTCACTACCTAAATTGGACATGATTGCCATTCCTGATTTTGCTGCTGGTGCAATGGAAAATTATGGTCTTGTTACATACAGAGAAACAGCATTGCTTTATGATGATAAGCATTCTGCCGCTGCTAACAAGCAGAGG GTTACAACTGTGGTGACTCATGAGCTTGCTCATCAGTGGTTTGGGAATCTTGTAACAATGGAATGGTGGACACATCTATGGCTGAATGAGGGGTTTGCTACATGG GTGAGTTATTTGGCGACTGATAGCTTGTTCCCGGAATGGAAAATTTGGACTCAGTTTCTTGAAGAGGCCACTGAGGGACTTCGTCTAGATGGGCTTGCAGAATCCCACCCCATTGAG GTTGACATCAATCATACCAGAGAAATTGATGAAATTTTTGACGCAATTAGTTATAGAAAAGGTGCATCTGTCATTCGGATGTTACAGAGCTATCTTGGACCTGAATGTTTCCAG AGGGCACTTGCTTCATACATAAAAAGATATGCTTGCTCAAATGCGAAGACAGAGGATTTATGGTCTGTCCTTCAGGAGGAGTCTGGTGAACCTGTGAACAAGTTGATGAACTCCTGGACAAAGCAACAAGGTTACCCAGTCGTCTCTGTCAAAATAAAAGACCAAAAGCTGGAATGTGACCAG ACACAATTTTTTCTGAGTGGTTCTCATGGTGATGGGCAATGGATAGTTCCGTTAACACTCTGTTGTGGCTCTTATGAAGCTCGTAAAAGCTTCTTGATGCAAGAAAAGTCAGAAGCCCTTGATGTTAAGGACTTATTAGGTTCATCTTCTTCTAAAGGCAATCCCTGGATAAAAGTTAACGTGGACCAAACAGGTTTTTTTAGAGTTAAATATGATGATGAGCTATCAGCTAGACTCAGATATGCCATAGAGAGCAAGTGCTTATCAACAAATGATAAATATG GCATTTTAGATGATTCATATGCCTTATCGATGGCTTGTCATCAGTCTTTGTCGTCTTTGCTTGCACTGATGGCTTCTTTCAGGGAGGAGCTCGACTACACTGTTCTATCAAACCTGATAAGC ATAAGTTACAAAGTTTCAAGAATTGCAGCTGATGCTGTTCCTGACTTGAAGGATCACATAACGTTGTTTTTCATCAATCTTTTCCAGTTTTCTGCAGA GAGACTTGGTTGGGATCCTAAACAAGGGGAAAGCCACCTTGACGCCATGTTGAGAGGGGAGCTTCTGAATGCTCTGGCTGCCTTTGGACATGACGAAACAATAAATGAAGCAATCAGGCGCTTCCACATATTTTTGGACGACAGAAACACAGCTGTTCTTCCTCCTGACTTGAGAAGG GCTGTTTATGTAGCTGTGATGCAGCGGGTGAATAAATCAGATAGATCAGGGTTTGAAGCTCTTTTAAGAGTTTACCGAGAGACTGACCTCAGCCAGGAAAAGACACGGGTTTTAA GTTCATTGGCATCTTGCAGGGACCctgaaattatccttgaaattCTCAACTTCTTGTTATGCTCTGAG GTACGGAGTCAAGATTGTGTTCACGGGCTTGCAGTTAGTTTAGAAGGCCGCGAAACTGCTTGGAAATGGTTGCAA GACAAATGGGATCATATCCACAAGACTTACGGCTCTGGATTCCTATTAACCCGCTTCATCAGTGCAACAGTGTCACCG TTCTCATCCTATGAGAAAGCGAAAGAAGTTGAAGAGTTTTTTGCTAGCCGCACCAAGCCTTACATTGCAAGAACTTTGAAGCAGAGCATCGAGAGGGTTCACATTAATGCAAACTGGGTTCAAAGCATTCAAAAGGAGAAGAATCTTTCCGAGGCAGTGATGGAGCTAGCGTATAGGAAATACTGA